In Niallia sp. FSL W8-0635, one genomic interval encodes:
- the ahpC gene encoding alkyl hydroperoxide reductase subunit C, with protein sequence MSIIGREVAPFKAQAFQKGEFIEVTEENLKGKWSIFCFYPADFTFVCPTELEDLQNEYATLKNLGVEVYSVSTDTHFTHKAWHDHSDAIGKIEYIMIGDPTQRISRDFEILNEEAGLADRGTFIIDPDGKIQAVEINADGIGRDASTLVNKIKAAQYVRNNPGEVCPAKWQEGSTTLKPSLDLVGKI encoded by the coding sequence ATGTCAATTATTGGAAGAGAAGTTGCGCCATTTAAAGCTCAAGCATTTCAAAAAGGTGAATTTATTGAAGTAACAGAAGAAAACTTAAAAGGTAAATGGAGTATTTTCTGTTTTTACCCAGCTGATTTCACTTTTGTATGCCCAACTGAATTAGAAGATTTACAAAACGAATATGCTACATTAAAAAACCTTGGTGTAGAAGTATACTCTGTTTCAACAGACACTCATTTCACACACAAAGCATGGCATGATCATTCAGATGCAATCGGAAAAATTGAGTACATAATGATTGGTGATCCAACACAAAGAATTTCTCGTGACTTTGAAATTCTAAACGAAGAAGCTGGTCTTGCAGACCGTGGAACTTTCATTATCGATCCAGATGGTAAAATCCAAGCTGTTGAAATCAATGCTGATGGTATCGGCCGTGACGCTAGCACACTTGTTAACAAAATTAAAGCTGCACAATATGTACGCAACAATCCAGGTGAAGTTTGCCCAGCTAAATGGCAAGAAGGTAGCACAACACTTAAGCCTAGCCTAGACCTTGTTGGTAAAATTTAA
- the ahpF gene encoding alkyl hydroperoxide reductase subunit F, whose translation MLLDNEIKGQLNQYLQMMEGDVVLKVSTGSDEVSRDMLALVDELATMSSNIKVETTELERTPSFSVNRVGEDTGITFAGIPLGHEFTSLVLALLQVSGRAPKVEQKVIDQIKAIKGEYRFESYISLTCHNCPDVVQALNVMSLLNPGITHTMIDGAAFKEEVESKDIMAVPTVFLNGESFGSGRMSLEEILAKMGSTADASEFASKEPFDVLVVGGGPAGSSAAIYAARKGIRTGIVAERFGGQIMDTLAIENFISVKQTEGPKLAASLEEHVKEYNIDVMNLQRAKRLEKKDLIEIELENGAVLKSKSVILSTGARWRNVGVPGEAEFKNKGVAYCPHCDGPLFTGKDVAVIGGGNSGIEAAIDLAGIVKHVTVLEYMSELKADSVLQERLYSLPNVTVLKNVQTKEITGTDKVNGITYIERETGEEKHVELAGVFVQIGLVPNTDWLEGAVERNRMGEILVDKHGATSLPGVFAAGDCTDSAYKQIIISMGSGATASLGAFDYLIRN comes from the coding sequence ATGTTACTAGATAATGAAATAAAAGGGCAATTGAATCAATATTTGCAAATGATGGAAGGCGATGTGGTTCTTAAGGTTAGCACGGGATCTGATGAAGTATCCCGTGACATGCTAGCCCTAGTTGATGAACTAGCTACTATGTCATCTAATATCAAAGTAGAAACAACTGAATTAGAGAGAACACCAAGCTTTAGTGTGAATCGTGTTGGAGAAGATACTGGAATTACTTTTGCTGGTATCCCTCTAGGACATGAATTTACTTCTCTAGTATTAGCTTTACTTCAAGTAAGTGGTAGAGCTCCTAAGGTAGAGCAAAAAGTAATCGATCAAATTAAAGCAATCAAAGGTGAATATCGCTTTGAATCTTACATTAGCTTAACTTGCCATAACTGTCCGGATGTTGTACAAGCATTGAATGTTATGAGTCTTTTAAACCCTGGAATCACACATACAATGATTGACGGGGCTGCTTTTAAAGAAGAAGTAGAAAGCAAAGATATCATGGCAGTGCCTACTGTTTTCCTTAATGGAGAATCATTCGGCAGTGGTCGTATGTCATTAGAAGAAATTTTAGCAAAAATGGGTAGCACAGCTGATGCTTCTGAATTTGCTAGCAAAGAACCTTTTGATGTATTAGTAGTTGGTGGTGGTCCTGCTGGTTCAAGTGCTGCAATCTATGCTGCACGTAAAGGAATCCGCACTGGTATTGTTGCAGAACGCTTCGGTGGCCAAATCATGGATACTTTAGCTATTGAAAACTTCATTAGTGTAAAGCAAACAGAAGGTCCTAAGCTTGCAGCTAGTTTAGAAGAACATGTAAAAGAATATAACATTGATGTTATGAATCTTCAACGTGCTAAACGCCTAGAGAAAAAGGATTTAATAGAAATCGAGCTAGAGAATGGTGCCGTTCTTAAAAGTAAATCTGTTATTCTATCAACTGGTGCTCGCTGGCGTAATGTTGGCGTACCTGGTGAAGCAGAATTTAAGAACAAAGGTGTAGCATATTGCCCACACTGTGACGGTCCATTATTTACTGGAAAAGATGTTGCTGTAATTGGTGGCGGTAACTCAGGAATTGAAGCTGCTATTGACTTGGCAGGAATTGTGAAACACGTAACAGTTCTTGAATATATGTCAGAATTAAAAGCTGATTCTGTTTTACAAGAGCGTCTTTATAGCCTTCCAAACGTTACTGTTCTTAAAAATGTTCAAACAAAAGAAATTACTGGTACTGATAAAGTTAACGGTATTACTTATATTGAACGTGAGACAGGCGAAGAAAAACATGTCGAGCTTGCAGGTGTATTCGTTCAAATCGGTCTAGTACCTAATACAGATTGGTTAGAAGGCGCTGTAGAGCGTAACAGAATGGGTGAAATTCTTGTCGATAAGCATGGTGCTACAAGCCTACCAGGTGTATTCGCAGCTGGAGATTGTACAGACAGTGCTTATAAGCAAATCATTATTTCTATGGGTTCAGGTGCAACTGCTTCTTTAGGTGCATTTGATTATCTAATCCGTAATTAA
- a CDS encoding GNAT family N-acetyltransferase, producing MNYRKATIEDIHLLMELRKTQLVDEGIKADKDIDKELEAFFEKKFTDESLIQLIAMEQNEIIATGAIVIYDFPPSYTNKSGKKAYVTNMYTKNEYRGKGIATSLLTKLVDEAKSLGITKMWLGASKLGRPVYKKFGFKETDEWMELEL from the coding sequence ATGAATTATCGTAAAGCGACAATTGAGGATATCCACTTGCTAATGGAGCTGAGGAAAACCCAGTTAGTAGATGAAGGGATTAAAGCAGATAAAGATATTGATAAAGAGCTAGAAGCTTTTTTTGAAAAGAAGTTTACTGATGAATCTCTAATTCAATTAATCGCAATGGAACAAAACGAAATCATAGCAACTGGAGCAATCGTTATTTATGACTTTCCCCCTTCGTATACCAATAAAAGCGGTAAAAAAGCTTATGTGACAAATATGTATACGAAAAATGAATATCGTGGAAAAGGAATTGCTACCAGTCTATTAACCAAATTAGTAGACGAAGCAAAAAGCTTAGGCATTACAAAAATGTGGCTAGGTGCCTCAAAGCTCGGAAGGCCTGTTTACAAGAAGTTCGGATTTAAGGAAACAGATGAGTGGATGGAGCTAGAATTATAA